The DNA sequence CTGCAACGAGCTGGCCGTCGCGCTCGCCGTGGAGCGCATGACCGGCATGGACGTCCCGCCCCGCGCCCAGGTGCTGCGGGTGCTGCTGTGCGAGCTGAACCGGATCATGGCGCACCTCGTGTTCCTCGCGCCGCTGACCGGCACGCGCGACCGGGACGCCGTGCAGGCCGTGCTGGAGGAGGCGTCGGGGGGCCGGATCCACTTCATGGCCAACCGGATCGGCGGCCTGCGCGAGGACGTGCCGGCGGGGTGGACCGACCGGGTGCGCGAAGTGCTGTCCGCGGTGGACCCCGGTGAGGTACCGACGGGCCTGGCGGGTCTCGGGGTGCTCGACCGCGACGCCGCGCTCGCGTTCGGCGTCACCGGTCCGATCGGGCGGGCGTCCGGAGTGGACTTCGACCTGCGCCGCGACGACCCGCTGCCCGGCTACCGGAACCTCGACGTGCGCCCGGTGGTCCGCGCCGAGGGCGACGCGCTGGCCCGCGTCCGGTGCCTCGTGGACGAGGTGCGCCTGTCCGTGGCGCTGGCGAACCGGTGCCTGGACGACCTGCCGACCGGCCCGGTCAACCTGCGGCTGCCCAAGGCGGTCAAGGCGCCCGAGGGCTCGGTCTACACGTGGGTCGAGGCGCCGCTGGGCACGTCCGGCGTGCACCTCGCGTCACGCGGCGAGAAGACGCCGTGGCGGTTGAAGCTGCGCACCCCGTCGTTCAACAACGTCCAGGCGCTGTCCGCGTTGCTGCCCGGCACGAAGGTGGCCGACCTGCCCGCGGTGCTCGGGTCGTTCGCCGTGGTCGTCGGCGACATCGACAAG is a window from the Saccharothrix saharensis genome containing:
- a CDS encoding NADH-quinone oxidoreductase subunit D, with product MAGVEITVGVGAGARHLGVDRVVDLGPLHPSAHGAYRLRLTVRDDEVITAASPLVGHLHRGAEKLFEVRDYRQVLTLANRHDWLAAFCNELAVALAVERMTGMDVPPRAQVLRVLLCELNRIMAHLVFLAPLTGTRDRDAVQAVLEEASGGRIHFMANRIGGLREDVPAGWTDRVREVLSAVDPGEVPTGLAGLGVLDRDAALAFGVTGPIGRASGVDFDLRRDDPLPGYRNLDVRPVVRAEGDALARVRCLVDEVRLSVALANRCLDDLPTGPVNLRLPKAVKAPEGSVYTWVEAPLGTSGVHLASRGEKTPWRLKLRTPSFNNVQALSALLPGTKVADLPAVLGSFAVVVGDIDK